The Funiculus sociatus GB2-C1 genome window below encodes:
- a CDS encoding biotin--[acetyl-CoA-carboxylase] ligase, translating to MAFNQHWLKASVGEVPLKLSYHIFETLPSTNQTVWKLMDQGAEPGTVAIALEQTAGRGQWGRQWQSSLGGLYLSLALAPNLPATNSALLTLCSAWGIATALRSHSIPVFIKWPNDLILWGRKLGGILTETRVQQGKITKAVVGVGINWANPVPETGINLQSFFEQQPQQVISSLESLAAITLQGIFTGYQYASPKQIETLLPSYLELLTSKGRCVIVNGRSGVVVGVAPTGELRVRLYSGAAAEEICLQPGTISLGYER from the coding sequence GTGGCATTTAATCAACATTGGCTGAAAGCCTCGGTAGGGGAAGTGCCTCTAAAGCTTTCCTATCATATATTTGAGACACTTCCCTCCACCAACCAAACCGTCTGGAAATTGATGGATCAAGGGGCAGAACCGGGAACGGTAGCGATCGCTCTTGAACAAACTGCTGGGCGGGGTCAGTGGGGTCGTCAATGGCAATCAAGCCTCGGTGGACTTTACCTATCCCTAGCCCTAGCTCCCAACCTACCAGCAACAAATAGCGCTCTTCTGACTTTATGCAGTGCTTGGGGAATTGCCACAGCATTACGTAGTCACAGCATCCCAGTATTTATTAAATGGCCCAACGATTTAATACTTTGGGGACGCAAACTAGGCGGCATTCTCACCGAAACTAGAGTACAGCAGGGAAAAATTACCAAAGCAGTCGTAGGCGTAGGGATTAACTGGGCTAACCCAGTACCTGAAACGGGAATTAATTTACAATCATTCTTTGAACAACAGCCACAACAAGTAATTTCATCCCTGGAAAGTCTAGCAGCAATTACTCTACAGGGAATTTTTACCGGATACCAATACGCCTCGCCGAAACAGATAGAGACTCTGTTACCCTCTTACTTAGAGCTTCTCACTAGCAAGGGTCGTTGTGTAATCGTAAACGGACGTTCTGGAGTCGTTGTGGGAGTCGCACCTACTGGCGAACTGCGAGTCCGCTTGTACTCAGGAGCCGCAGCCGAAGAAATTTGCCTCCAGCCCGGTACAATCAGTCTGGGCTATGAACGGTGA
- a CDS encoding riboflavin synthase, protein MFTGLIQALGTMYPLGEDRFELSALGDASQMILPTLAIGDSVAVDGVCLTVEEILPEGFVAAASPETLKRTTLGQRQQAAAYVNLETSLRVGSKLGGHFVTGHVDGIGYLKESLQTSNSWEMRFAAPAGVARYIIPKGSIAVNGVSLTVADCDQAGSWFTVAVIPHSYAETNLAYLQTGGLVNLEADILGKYVEKFLRNPAIAVEEETPATVGLHNITPSFLAEHGYL, encoded by the coding sequence GTGTTTACCGGATTAATTCAAGCATTGGGAACCATGTATCCCTTGGGAGAAGACCGCTTTGAGCTTTCAGCCCTTGGAGATGCCTCCCAGATGATTTTACCGACTCTTGCCATCGGTGACAGTGTGGCAGTTGATGGCGTTTGTCTGACGGTTGAGGAGATTTTGCCCGAAGGTTTTGTGGCAGCCGCTTCTCCGGAAACTCTCAAACGCACAACTTTGGGGCAGCGACAGCAAGCCGCCGCCTATGTGAATTTAGAAACGTCTCTACGGGTTGGCAGCAAGCTGGGGGGGCATTTTGTGACTGGCCACGTAGACGGAATTGGCTATTTAAAGGAATCTTTACAAACCTCTAACTCTTGGGAGATGCGCTTTGCGGCACCTGCGGGAGTTGCACGGTACATCATCCCCAAAGGCAGCATTGCTGTCAATGGGGTGAGTCTGACGGTGGCAGATTGCGACCAGGCTGGCAGCTGGTTTACGGTTGCTGTAATTCCTCACAGTTATGCCGAGACGAATCTTGCTTATTTACAGACTGGCGGTTTGGTAAATTTGGAAGCCGATATTCTGGGCAAATATGTAGAAAAATTTCTGCGTAATCCAGCTATTGCGGTTGAGGAAGAGACACCCGCTACTGTTGGTTTGCATAATATCACACCCTCATTCTTGGCAGAACACGGATATCTGTGA
- a CDS encoding M23 family metallopeptidase — protein sequence MQERNHPSCTLFGLFCRRKVLMQGLSWIGGIGVISSGWVVAQTDPSIDNIGSSTTQEAPPVVRFESNSPRPPAPPAARRRSIAQPERAIVPRRRSAPTASEPSVVPRRRSEKPVASRGRRSTPKPIASRRRRLAPELEQASAAFRRRYSPATEPSVVRRRRSAPAVESTAVSREPELSAPNLLEPNAISYVKPPKLAPSTSGEPEIASSDYNNNYIDPTDYSLGATSGGEELSASYEEPPEVVLSERSTGCQSVLQSGEGLSGGLCGGGRVASRRRDRVTANLASSPRSRRTYGNEVRQAIRARESGNRAEVTEAIRAVGNRSGLRRSRLASRLERNNRRGTLLASAGPVQIGPIRDRSNRTRYRRNRTSSSAPAIASNFQSEREYTPQNIPSYKPPIPTIFRGLSNGNTSLIFPLAVPAPITSLFGWRVHPISGSRRFHAGTDLGAPMGTPVLAAYAGRVAIADWMGGYGQAIVLQHNETQETLYAHLSEILVQPGQVIEQGTVIGRVGSTGNSTGPHLHFEVRQLTESGWTAMNSGAQLEYGLAQLIKALQVAQAPPQTTPQTTPQTTPQTTPQTTPQTTPQTMQPDS from the coding sequence ATGCAAGAGCGAAACCACCCTAGTTGTACTTTGTTTGGCTTATTCTGCCGCCGTAAAGTGCTGATGCAGGGACTGAGTTGGATTGGCGGTATCGGTGTCATCAGCAGCGGCTGGGTTGTGGCCCAGACCGATCCGAGTATAGACAACATAGGCTCGTCCACAACCCAAGAAGCACCGCCTGTTGTAAGATTTGAGTCAAACTCGCCGCGTCCGCCAGCACCTCCGGCTGCACGTCGCCGCTCTATTGCACAACCAGAACGGGCTATTGTCCCCCGTCGTCGCTCGGCACCAACAGCGTCAGAGCCTAGTGTAGTTCCCCGTCGTCGTTCAGAAAAGCCAGTTGCTTCCCGCGGCCGCCGCTCAACACCAAAGCCAATTGCTTCCCGCCGTCGCCGTTTGGCACCAGAATTAGAGCAAGCGTCAGCTGCTTTCCGCCGCCGCTATTCACCCGCCACCGAGCCTAGTGTAGTTCGCCGCCGTCGCTCAGCACCAGCAGTGGAGTCAACTGCCGTATCTAGAGAACCAGAACTTTCTGCCCCAAATTTGTTGGAGCCAAATGCGATTTCTTATGTGAAGCCTCCTAAGCTTGCACCAAGCACATCAGGGGAGCCAGAGATTGCATCCAGCGACTACAACAATAACTACATCGATCCTACAGATTACAGTCTTGGAGCGACAAGTGGAGGCGAGGAGCTTAGTGCCTCTTATGAGGAACCGCCTGAGGTTGTGTTGTCCGAACGCTCAACTGGATGCCAAAGTGTTTTACAAAGCGGAGAGGGATTATCCGGCGGGCTTTGTGGTGGTGGTAGGGTAGCCTCTAGAAGACGCGATCGCGTAACCGCTAACCTAGCTTCTTCTCCCAGAAGCCGTAGAACTTACGGAAATGAGGTACGGCAAGCTATCAGGGCTAGAGAGTCCGGGAATCGAGCTGAAGTAACAGAAGCTATCAGGGCTGTAGGAAACCGCTCCGGGTTACGGCGCTCTCGTCTGGCATCTAGGCTAGAACGCAATAACCGCCGGGGAACCCTGTTGGCATCTGCCGGGCCTGTGCAAATTGGCCCGATTCGCGATCGCAGTAATCGCACTCGTTACCGTCGCAACAGGACTTCCTCCTCAGCGCCTGCGATCGCTTCCAACTTCCAGTCAGAACGCGAATACACACCACAAAATATACCCAGTTACAAGCCACCAATCCCCACCATTTTTCGAGGCTTGAGCAACGGCAACACCAGTTTAATTTTCCCACTGGCGGTTCCGGCACCAATTACCTCACTGTTTGGCTGGCGGGTGCATCCGATTTCCGGTAGTCGCAGATTCCACGCAGGTACTGACCTGGGCGCACCGATGGGAACGCCAGTTCTAGCAGCATACGCTGGTAGAGTAGCGATCGCGGACTGGATGGGCGGTTACGGTCAAGCCATTGTCCTCCAGCACAACGAAACCCAAGAAACCCTCTACGCTCACCTCTCAGAAATTCTTGTCCAACCAGGTCAAGTTATCGAACAGGGAACCGTAATTGGGCGAGTTGGCAGCACTGGCAATTCCACAGGCCCCCATCTCCACTTTGAAGTCCGCCAGTTAACCGAGTCAGGCTGGACGGCGATGAACTCAGGCGCTCAACTAGAGTATGGTTTGGCGCAACTGATCAAAGCCTTACAAGTAGCCCAGGCACCTCCTCAAACAACCCCTCAAACAACTCCTCAAACAACCCCTCAAACAACCCCTCAAACAACTCCTCAAACAACCCCTCAAACAATGCAACCAGACAGTTAA
- the pgeF gene encoding peptidoglycan editing factor PgeF yields the protein MLSRTDLNLGAGESQNLTNIWNWHNWEGLPYLTCSLLRNWPHGFFTQQFSPRYPAELVGVLQPDAQVYRVKQVHGNVVMTPSQIEEAADCQELPPADGIVTELPQQSVWVASADCTPVLIADTQTGQVGAVHAGWRGTARKIVPQAIAHLLANGSQLQNLRVAMGPAITGEVYQLSVDVAAEVGASIVPQLDPEKDLEAILDALQQLPNSPLLPDSQPGRVRLDVRRVNELQLEQMGVSSEQVSVAPHCTYQEPEFFFSYRRDKLKKVQWSGIVSI from the coding sequence ATGCTTTCCCGCACCGATCTGAATTTGGGCGCAGGAGAATCGCAAAATCTTACTAATATCTGGAATTGGCATAATTGGGAAGGATTGCCCTATTTAACTTGTAGCTTGCTAAGAAACTGGCCTCACGGTTTTTTTACGCAACAATTTTCGCCGCGCTATCCGGCGGAATTAGTGGGGGTTTTACAGCCAGACGCTCAGGTTTATCGAGTTAAACAGGTGCATGGCAATGTTGTGATGACACCTTCCCAAATTGAAGAGGCTGCCGATTGTCAAGAGTTACCCCCGGCTGATGGGATTGTGACGGAACTTCCCCAGCAGTCGGTGTGGGTAGCAAGTGCTGATTGTACTCCGGTTTTAATTGCTGATACCCAAACGGGGCAGGTTGGGGCAGTTCATGCAGGTTGGCGCGGTACTGCTAGGAAAATTGTTCCGCAAGCGATCGCTCACCTTCTCGCAAACGGCTCTCAACTGCAAAATCTGCGTGTGGCGATGGGGCCTGCGATCACTGGTGAAGTCTATCAGCTGTCTGTTGATGTAGCGGCTGAAGTTGGGGCTAGTATCGTACCACAGCTAGACCCAGAAAAAGATTTAGAAGCAATTTTGGATGCCTTGCAGCAGTTGCCCAATTCGCCTCTGTTGCCAGATTCACAGCCAGGACGGGTGCGCTTGGATGTGCGGCGAGTCAACGAGTTACAACTAGAACAGATGGGAGTTAGTAGCGAACAAGTAAGCGTAGCACCTCACTGCACCTACCAGGAACCAGAATTTTTCTTCTCTTATCGGCGGGACAAGCTGAAAAAAGTTCAATGGTCAGGCATTGTTAGCATCTAG